In Alteracholeplasma palmae J233, a single genomic region encodes these proteins:
- a CDS encoding GTP-binding protein: MSTETKCLGCGSILQNSDKTMPGYVENLEATYCKSCYQLKNYGIATDHFHPESLPELKSKSLIVMVSSVMHLDMLFSYRVDRYYPNEKYLYIINQMDLLPESTNLDYLMDQIVRKARKNKIPYEDIVFMSALKKEDISSLEDYLLSYKEKIFIY; the protein is encoded by the coding sequence ATGTCAACGGAAACTAAATGTCTGGGTTGTGGCAGTATTTTACAAAATAGTGATAAAACAATGCCAGGCTATGTAGAAAACCTTGAAGCAACTTATTGCAAGTCATGTTATCAACTTAAAAATTACGGCATAGCAACCGATCACTTTCACCCAGAAAGTCTACCAGAACTAAAAAGTAAGTCTCTAATTGTTATGGTAAGTTCAGTGATGCACTTAGATATGCTTTTTTCATATCGTGTGGATAGATATTACCCAAATGAAAAATATCTATACATTATCAATCAAATGGATTTGCTTCCAGAAAGTACTAATTTAGATTACTTAATGGATCAGATTGTTAGAAAAGCAAGAAAAAACAAAATACCATATGAAGATATCGTATTTATGTCAGCCCTTAAAAAAGAAGATATAAGCTCTCTAGAAGATTATTTATTAAGTTACAAAGAAAAAATATTTATTTACTAG
- the yqeK gene encoding bis(5'-nucleosyl)-tetraphosphatase (symmetrical) YqeK: MILEIRKAVEEKLEKHPERLKHVLGVYEMATKLAEHYNQEVEPIQIAALFHDYSKYDDLVDQIRYIDLKLVKKYSETPVMYHALAAAALLEYRYDIKNKEILSAIRKHVWGDENMSMADKIVLISDKIELGRTYPKVEHFRNLAFTDIDQAIYEFLVDNISYNKQQGNKIHDEQYLVIEKIKEQLDDKTRTDN; the protein is encoded by the coding sequence ATGATTTTAGAAATTAGAAAAGCAGTAGAAGAGAAACTAGAAAAACACCCAGAAAGACTTAAGCATGTTCTAGGAGTATATGAAATGGCGACAAAACTCGCAGAACATTACAATCAAGAAGTTGAGCCAATTCAGATTGCTGCTTTATTTCATGATTACTCTAAGTATGATGACTTAGTTGATCAAATTAGATATATAGATTTAAAATTAGTAAAAAAATATAGTGAAACACCTGTTATGTATCATGCACTAGCTGCTGCAGCATTACTAGAATATCGCTATGATATTAAAAACAAAGAAATCCTAAGCGCTATTAGAAAACACGTATGGGGCGATGAAAATATGTCTATGGCAGATAAAATTGTTCTTATCAGTGATAAAATAGAATTAGGCAGAACATACCCTAAAGTAGAACACTTTAGAAACTTAGCATTTACAGATATTGACCAAGCAATTTATGAGTTTTTAGTAGATAATATTTCTTATAATAAACAACAAGGAAATAAAATACACGATGAGCAATATTTAGTAATTGAGAAAATAAAGGAGCAGTTAGATGACAAAACTAGAACAGACAATTAA
- the rsfS gene encoding ribosome silencing factor: MTKLEQTIKILDDLNVKELVAYDFEKTSPFYDYFVIATVNDRQSMAAFSHFKKEMTEDVKNVEGKDSGWALIDLGDIIVHLFKEEERKFYNFDTRLLGVKKVY, translated from the coding sequence ATGACAAAACTAGAACAGACAATTAAAATTTTAGATGATTTAAATGTAAAAGAACTTGTAGCATATGATTTTGAAAAAACTTCACCTTTCTATGATTATTTTGTTATAGCTACTGTCAATGATAGACAGTCTATGGCAGCTTTTAGCCATTTTAAAAAAGAAATGACAGAAGATGTTAAAAATGTAGAAGGAAAAGATAGTGGTTGGGCATTAATTGACTTAGGAGATATTATTGTTCATTTATTTAAAGAAGAAGAAAGAAAATTCTATAATTTTGATACAAGATTATTAGGTGTGAAAAAAGTATACTAA
- a CDS encoding class I SAM-dependent DNA methyltransferase: MFAYYYDQLMEDIDYESILEPIIPYLNKEDLILDAGCGTGHILNYLRNTGFLYAKGIDNDENMLSVAGKKINKEDVLYYHDLNEVLPMQFDKILMLFDVTNYFEDIEIIFSNIYQGLKDNGLFIFDIYKIEYLEIMKNYQEEDEYPFSYKWHTQSKNHILSHDFSTHNYKLEFKQYLYETSYYEKILKKLGFKFKKISGNDERKEYYICNK; this comes from the coding sequence ATGTTTGCATATTACTATGATCAACTGATGGAAGATATTGACTATGAAAGTATTTTAGAGCCAATTATTCCTTATTTAAATAAAGAAGATCTTATTTTAGATGCAGGATGCGGAACAGGACATATTTTAAATTACTTAAGAAACACAGGATTTTTATATGCTAAGGGAATTGATAATGATGAAAATATGTTATCTGTTGCAGGCAAGAAAATAAACAAGGAAGATGTTTTATACTATCATGATTTAAATGAAGTACTTCCGATGCAGTTTGATAAAATACTGATGTTGTTTGATGTGACTAATTACTTTGAAGATATTGAGATTATTTTTTCTAATATTTATCAAGGACTTAAAGATAATGGGTTATTTATCTTTGATATTTATAAGATAGAGTATTTAGAAATTATGAAAAACTATCAAGAAGAAGATGAATATCCTTTTTCTTACAAGTGGCATACTCAGTCAAAAAACCACATTCTCTCACATGATTTTTCTACACACAATTATAAATTAGAATTTAAACAATATTTATATGAAACAAGTTATTACGAAAAGATATTAAAAAAACTAGGATTTAAATTTAAAAAAATTTCAGGGAATGACGAAAGAAAAGAATATTACATTTGTAATAAGTAA
- a CDS encoding helix-hairpin-helix domain-containing protein → MKKASLILLLCLIFFITFKKEEQPQKIILPNTIKVEITGGVVIPGIYELKQTDTIAVLINLAHGFMPDADIKMVDLNEIIKNKKYHIPFKKSEVEKNYKYDLNSISYDELLSLGIKENRALEIIIYRKNKPFETLEELLNIKGIGEKTLEKIKDYFYIR, encoded by the coding sequence ATGAAAAAGGCATCATTGATTTTATTATTATGTCTCATATTTTTTATTACTTTTAAAAAGGAAGAACAACCCCAAAAAATTATTTTGCCGAATACAATAAAGGTTGAAATTACAGGTGGTGTAGTTATTCCTGGTATCTATGAACTTAAACAAACAGATACAATAGCTGTACTTATCAATTTAGCTCATGGGTTTATGCCTGATGCAGATATAAAAATGGTAGATTTAAACGAGATAATTAAAAATAAAAAATATCATATTCCGTTTAAGAAAAGTGAAGTAGAAAAAAATTATAAATATGATCTTAATTCAATTTCTTATGATGAATTACTTAGTTTGGGCATCAAAGAAAATAGAGCTTTAGAAATTATTATATACAGAAAAAATAAGCCTTTTGAAACACTAGAAGAGTTGCTAAATATTAAAGGAATTGGTGAAAAAACTCTTGAAAAGATTAAAGACTATTTTTACATTAGATGA
- a CDS encoding ComEC/Rec2 family competence protein, with product MKRLKTIFTLDDLHLYLLFVTIFILMIHYYLFVFIMLWTLIKVRKNKNIIIAFIILSFIIITIYIFIVKINFLKYGMIIEINKNEYYNQYAVKLLFKKIDVMSKTEFDIGDVIKVSGKIIQYEKELNPRGFNQKYFHLGNQVIGYIKTNEIIKIGSFKLFRVREYTQDFSKNEYISYMLLFYIYYKVVDKICYYFDLEERYQNIVYLVLTIVLMILFKMHYYLEFKLILLGIKIKCGNILSYHEKNNLAFIILILYQPTYILNQGFIVYLIIKTLLGLTQNKKIIILTLIPFILYWNQSFSLYDLLNLSYRNLKAILYPIQFFWKDYSNSHMLHYLSMTKLQLESIRFIYFKPNEVYFIGYFSSLIFIFKHKKIRIRQIYTLILLLMIVMIKYIIIDLNNNWVVFLDVGQGDTAVMKKNHQIIVVDAFDQSIDFLKTNGISKVDYLILTHSDLDHIKNAQKMIDQFKVETLIVSFYDNGYDIHHNNVIKIKDYMYHEKTEITFFGPFEKLESKNNNSVCFKIKINNKTILFTGDIEKEAEKNYIKRYGNNLKANLLKVAHHGSNTSSTMEFINYVNPSHAIISVGKNNTYGLPDIDVINSLKKKGIKVFITSENHAVTYNYKIFKNDIN from the coding sequence TTGAAAAGATTAAAGACTATTTTTACATTAGATGATCTACACTTATATTTGTTATTTGTTACGATATTTATTTTAATGATACACTATTATTTATTTGTTTTTATCATGCTATGGACACTCATAAAAGTTAGAAAAAATAAAAACATCATAATAGCTTTTATTATTCTTTCATTTATTATCATAACTATTTATATCTTTATAGTAAAAATTAATTTCTTAAAATATGGAATGATCATCGAAATAAATAAAAATGAATATTACAATCAATATGCAGTAAAGCTGTTATTTAAAAAAATAGATGTAATGAGCAAAACTGAATTTGATATCGGCGATGTAATTAAAGTAAGTGGCAAAATAATACAATATGAAAAAGAACTTAATCCTAGAGGGTTTAATCAGAAGTACTTTCATCTTGGCAATCAAGTGATTGGCTATATAAAGACAAATGAGATCATAAAAATAGGCAGTTTTAAACTTTTTAGAGTAAGGGAGTATACACAAGACTTTTCAAAAAATGAATATATTTCATATATGTTATTATTTTATATTTATTATAAAGTAGTAGACAAGATTTGTTACTATTTTGATTTAGAGGAAAGATATCAAAATATCGTTTATTTAGTTTTGACCATTGTATTGATGATTCTTTTTAAAATGCATTATTATTTAGAATTTAAATTAATTTTACTTGGAATTAAAATAAAGTGTGGAAACATACTTTCTTACCATGAAAAAAATAATTTAGCTTTTATAATACTTATCTTATATCAACCCACATATATTTTAAATCAAGGGTTCATTGTTTATTTAATTATCAAAACACTATTAGGATTGACTCAAAATAAAAAAATTATCATATTAACCCTAATCCCATTTATTTTATACTGGAATCAGTCTTTTAGTTTATATGACTTACTTAATTTAAGTTACAGAAATCTAAAGGCGATTTTATACCCTATTCAGTTTTTTTGGAAAGACTACTCAAATAGTCACATGCTTCATTATCTATCTATGACTAAACTTCAATTAGAATCTATTAGGTTCATCTATTTTAAACCTAATGAAGTCTATTTTATAGGTTATTTTAGTAGTCTTATTTTCATTTTTAAGCATAAAAAGATAAGAATAAGACAAATATATACACTTATCCTTTTACTGATGATAGTAATGATTAAATATATAATCATTGATCTTAATAATAATTGGGTTGTATTTTTAGATGTCGGACAAGGAGATACGGCAGTTATGAAAAAAAATCATCAGATTATTGTGGTAGATGCATTTGATCAAAGTATTGATTTTTTAAAGACTAATGGCATAAGTAAAGTAGATTATCTTATCTTAACGCACTCAGACTTAGACCATATTAAAAATGCCCAGAAAATGATAGATCAATTTAAAGTAGAAACACTTATTGTAAGTTTCTATGATAATGGATATGATATTCATCATAATAATGTGATAAAAATCAAAGATTATATGTATCATGAAAAAACAGAAATAACATTTTTTGGTCCTTTTGAAAAATTAGAAAGTAAAAACAATAATTCAGTTTGTTTTAAAATAAAGATTAATAATAAAACAATTCTATTTACAGGTGATATAGAAAAAGAAGCGGAAAAGAACTATATAAAAAGATATGGTAACAACTTAAAAGCTAATTTATTGAAAGTTGCCCACCATGGATCTAATACATCATCAACAATGGAATTTATAAACTACGTCAACCCTAGTCATGCAATTATCTCAGTAGGAAAAAATAATACTTATGGCTTACCGGATATCGATGTTATTAATAGCCTAAAGAAAAAAGGAATTAAAGTATTTATCACATCAGAAAATCACGCGGTCACATATAATTATAAAATATTTAAAAATGATATAAATTGA
- the holA gene encoding DNA polymerase III subunit delta, translated as MDYLKKPSEDIKLIFLSSNLEDTNDLILALKKYTYIDTVETLEKEQYPEYIKRVLKNEGFIIDDIAANELSIRVDYDLYALDLEINKLKLYSYDTKKITIELIKELVSKNLEDNIYELTKLVLEEKIEKAHEVFKDLMQTNEEPLRIINQLGQRVRELMYAKDLLNQHYNQEQIAQYFNYKKGRAYFLIKDAKVVKQEKLEYLLSSLSQLDFKIKSGNIDKKIGLELLILGSV; from the coding sequence ATTGACTATCTAAAAAAACCAAGTGAAGATATTAAATTAATCTTTCTTTCATCTAATTTGGAAGATACCAATGATTTAATACTGGCTCTTAAAAAATACACATATATAGATACCGTTGAGACTTTAGAAAAAGAACAGTATCCTGAGTATATTAAAAGAGTTTTAAAAAATGAAGGGTTTATAATTGATGATATTGCCGCAAACGAACTATCTATTAGAGTCGATTATGATTTATATGCACTAGATTTGGAAATCAATAAGTTAAAACTATATAGCTATGATACTAAAAAAATAACAATTGAACTTATCAAAGAGCTAGTTAGTAAAAACTTAGAAGATAATATATATGAATTAACAAAATTAGTTTTAGAAGAAAAAATAGAAAAAGCACATGAAGTTTTTAAAGACTTAATGCAAACCAATGAAGAGCCTTTAAGAATTATTAATCAATTAGGACAAAGGGTTCGTGAATTAATGTATGCTAAAGATTTATTAAATCAGCATTATAACCAAGAACAAATTGCACAATATTTTAATTATAAAAAAGGTAGAGCCTATTTTTTAATTAAAGACGCAAAAGTTGTTAAACAAGAAAAATTAGAATACTTATTATCAAGCTTATCACAATTAGATTTTAAAATAAAATCAGGAAATATTGACAAAAAAATAGGACTTGAATTACTAATACTAGGGAGTGTATAA
- a CDS encoding 3'-5' exonuclease, with protein MLKNNKVLIFDFETSGLSPQDSQVIEIGAVLLEEKNNTYVVSKELNLLVTADKPLPAKIVEITNITDEMLLRDGVEPKEAFRQLSSMIDEQTLLVAYNIQFDLSFLQKMYQDFYEPSYKIKNDILDVMVVYKDRNEFPHRLENAVAKYKVSVLSTHRALDDVYATYEVLKALKAEKPVIKHYVNKIGYNPKYGVSGIKLPHVTYIPQYGNRLEVEKA; from the coding sequence ATGTTAAAAAATAACAAAGTACTTATATTCGATTTTGAAACAAGTGGGCTAAGCCCACAAGATAGCCAAGTAATAGAAATTGGTGCAGTATTACTAGAAGAAAAAAATAATACTTATGTTGTCTCAAAAGAACTTAATCTATTAGTCACAGCAGACAAACCTTTACCAGCTAAAATAGTAGAAATCACAAATATCACAGATGAAATGTTACTAAGAGATGGTGTAGAACCAAAAGAAGCATTTAGACAATTATCATCAATGATTGATGAACAAACGCTTTTGGTGGCATATAACATTCAATTTGATTTAAGTTTCTTACAAAAAATGTATCAAGATTTTTATGAACCAAGTTATAAAATAAAAAATGACATCTTAGATGTCATGGTAGTTTATAAAGATAGAAACGAATTTCCTCATAGATTAGAAAACGCAGTAGCAAAATATAAAGTCAGTGTTTTAAGCACGCATAGAGCATTAGATGATGTATACGCAACATACGAGGTTTTAAAAGCACTTAAAGCAGAAAAGCCAGTCATTAAACACTATGTAAATAAAATAGGCTATAATCCTAAATACGGTGTATCTGGTATCAAATTGCCACATGTTACTTATATTCCACAATACGGAAATAGATTAGAAGTAGAAAAAGCATAA
- the rpsT gene encoding 30S ribosomal protein S20 translates to MANIKQQIKRNKTNEKRRLSNASFKSSVKTAIKEVHLAVAASDKDKAVSSLAVAHKKLDKGQSKGIYHTNFVARHKSSLTKLVNNL, encoded by the coding sequence GTGGCTAATATCAAACAACAAATCAAACGTAACAAAACAAATGAAAAACGTCGTCTAAGTAATGCTTCTTTCAAATCATCTGTGAAGACTGCTATTAAAGAAGTTCATCTAGCAGTAGCTGCATCTGATAAAGATAAAGCAGTATCTTCTTTAGCAGTTGCTCATAAGAAATTAGATAAAGGGCAATCAAAAGGCATTTATCATACAAACTTTGTTGCAAGACATAAATCTAGTTTAACAAAATTGGTTAATAACCTATAA
- the pgsA gene encoding CDP-diacylglycerol--glycerol-3-phosphate 3-phosphatidyltransferase, whose protein sequence is MTTANKITIFRVFLIPVMLILIYIPGLEQEIGFLDLKLARLLFTIIFIIASLTDFLDGYIARKYKQITTFGKFLDPLADKVLVLTAFLYLMILMPDRVTVWAVMIVIIREFMVTGIRLLAVEKGVVIAASKYGKLKTATTMVALIWLLFNDFGLPAIIGDILFYLAIILTVVSGLEYFFKNKKVILESV, encoded by the coding sequence ATGACAACAGCAAATAAAATAACAATTTTTAGAGTATTTTTAATTCCAGTCATGTTAATTTTAATCTATATTCCAGGATTAGAACAAGAAATTGGATTCTTAGATTTAAAATTAGCACGACTTTTATTTACAATAATTTTCATTATTGCATCATTAACAGACTTCCTAGATGGATATATTGCTAGAAAGTATAAACAAATTACTACATTTGGAAAATTCTTAGATCCACTTGCAGATAAAGTGTTAGTATTAACAGCATTTTTATATTTAATGATTTTAATGCCTGATAGAGTAACCGTATGGGCAGTAATGATTGTAATCATTAGAGAATTTATGGTAACAGGTATCAGACTACTTGCGGTAGAAAAAGGTGTAGTTATAGCTGCCTCTAAATACGGTAAGCTAAAAACAGCAACCACTATGGTAGCGTTAATTTGGTTATTATTTAATGATTTTGGGCTACCTGCAATCATAGGTGATATTCTTTTCTATCTAGCAATTATATTAACAGTAGTTTCTGGATTAGAATATTTCTTTAAAAATAAAAAAGTTATCTTAGAGAGTGTATAA
- the recA gene encoding recombinase RecA, with protein MADEKKQKALEAAMKEIEKQFGKGSIMKLDSGVDHTIEAISTGSLSLDIAMGIGGYPKGRIIEVYGPESSGKTTLTLHAIAEAQKAGGYVAFIDAEHALDPKYAKALGVDIDNLLLSQPDTGEQALEIAEALIRSGSVDLIVIDSVAALVPEAEINGDMGDSHVGLHARMMSQAMRKQSGIISKSNTVVIYINQIREKVGVMFGSPETTTGGRALKFFSSVRLEIRRAEAIKEGTDIVGIKSNVKVVKSKVAPPLKVASVDIMYGKGISKVGEVLDLATELELIQKSGAWYAYNEEKIGQGRENAKTYLLNHPEIYELLEKQIREHYLAK; from the coding sequence ATGGCAGACGAGAAAAAACAAAAAGCATTAGAAGCTGCAATGAAAGAAATTGAAAAACAATTTGGTAAGGGTTCAATTATGAAACTAGATTCAGGAGTTGACCATACAATTGAAGCAATTTCTACAGGATCATTATCATTGGATATTGCTATGGGAATAGGTGGATATCCAAAAGGAAGAATCATAGAAGTTTATGGACCAGAAAGTTCAGGAAAAACTACTTTAACACTTCATGCAATAGCAGAAGCACAAAAAGCGGGTGGATATGTTGCATTTATTGATGCAGAACATGCCTTAGATCCTAAATATGCTAAAGCATTAGGTGTTGATATAGATAATTTACTTTTATCTCAACCTGATACAGGTGAACAAGCATTAGAAATCGCAGAAGCTCTAATTAGAAGCGGTAGCGTTGATTTAATTGTTATTGACTCTGTAGCGGCATTGGTTCCAGAAGCAGAAATCAATGGAGATATGGGAGACTCACATGTTGGGCTACATGCAAGAATGATGAGCCAAGCAATGAGAAAGCAATCAGGTATTATATCTAAATCAAATACAGTAGTCATTTATATTAACCAAATTAGAGAAAAAGTTGGCGTTATGTTTGGTTCACCTGAAACAACAACAGGTGGACGTGCCCTTAAATTCTTCTCATCAGTAAGATTAGAAATTAGAAGAGCAGAAGCAATCAAAGAAGGAACCGACATAGTTGGTATCAAATCTAATGTAAAAGTAGTTAAATCAAAAGTGGCACCACCTTTAAAAGTAGCTTCAGTAGATATCATGTATGGTAAAGGTATTTCAAAAGTTGGTGAAGTTTTAGATCTAGCAACTGAATTAGAATTAATCCAAAAAAGCGGTGCATGGTATGCATATAACGAAGAAAAAATTGGACAAGGTAGAGAAAATGCTAAAACATACCTTTTAAATCATCCAGAAATATATGAATTACTTGAAAAACAAATTAGAGAACATTATTTAGCTAAATAA
- the rny gene encoding ribonuclease Y, translating into MGMIFLDTGTIVISSLLAVIALVIGFFVGYFIRVAHHEKSLRQSRELAKQIVEDGQKEAEKLKREMVLEAKQEIFASRKEFDNDMRERRQVVINLEEKASQREDSLNKRTEYLDKREEGLDSKEHKLDERKENLEQLNSKVEELVKEQEEKLQEIAELSKEAAKDIIMAEVKDSLSNEIAAYIKDEEDKAKDQVHNKAKEILALAMQKYAGDSTSEKTVSVVSIPNEEMKGRIIGREGRNIRTLEALTGVDLIIDDTPDAVVLSGFDPIRREIAKRALETLVSDGRIHPGRIEEVVEKARTEVDIFIRETGEEAVFTAGIGRMHPDLIKLLGRLSFRTSYGQNVLKHSLEVAFLAGKLAAEIGENELIAKRAGLLHDIGKAVDHEIEGSHVDIGVDIVKRYKEPKEVIDAIASHHGDKEPESIIAILVAAADALSAARPGARSESMDNYIKRLSQLEEISNGIPGVDKSYAIQAGREVRVIVKPDKIDDLSTFAVARQIKEKIEATMAYPGTIKVTVIRETRATDTAK; encoded by the coding sequence ATGGGTATGATATTTTTAGATACCGGTACTATTGTTATCTCCAGTTTGCTAGCAGTTATTGCTTTAGTCATCGGATTCTTTGTTGGTTACTTTATTCGTGTAGCTCATCATGAAAAAAGTTTAAGACAAAGCCGTGAATTGGCTAAACAAATCGTTGAAGATGGACAAAAAGAAGCTGAAAAGCTGAAACGTGAAATGGTTTTAGAAGCAAAACAAGAAATTTTCGCATCAAGAAAAGAATTTGATAATGACATGCGTGAAAGACGTCAAGTTGTTATTAATTTAGAAGAAAAAGCTTCACAACGCGAAGATTCATTGAATAAGAGAACTGAATATCTTGATAAGAGAGAAGAAGGACTAGATTCTAAAGAACATAAACTTGATGAAAGAAAAGAAAATCTTGAACAACTAAATAGCAAAGTGGAAGAATTGGTTAAGGAACAAGAAGAAAAATTACAAGAAATTGCCGAATTGAGTAAAGAGGCTGCCAAGGATATCATTATGGCGGAAGTAAAAGATTCTTTATCAAATGAAATTGCAGCATACATCAAAGATGAAGAAGATAAGGCAAAAGATCAAGTGCATAACAAAGCAAAAGAAATACTTGCTTTAGCAATGCAAAAATATGCTGGTGATTCTACAAGTGAAAAAACTGTCAGTGTGGTAAGTATTCCAAATGAAGAAATGAAGGGACGTATTATTGGTCGTGAAGGACGTAATATACGTACACTAGAAGCATTAACAGGGGTAGATTTAATTATTGATGATACACCGGATGCGGTTGTATTAAGTGGATTTGACCCAATAAGAAGAGAAATCGCAAAACGTGCATTAGAAACATTAGTTTCAGATGGAAGAATCCATCCAGGACGTATTGAAGAAGTAGTTGAAAAAGCAAGAACAGAAGTTGATATATTCATTCGTGAAACTGGAGAAGAAGCTGTATTTACTGCCGGTATTGGTAGAATGCATCCAGATTTAATCAAACTTTTAGGTAGACTAAGTTTTAGAACTAGTTATGGGCAAAACGTATTAAAACATTCATTAGAAGTAGCGTTCTTAGCAGGTAAACTAGCGGCTGAGATTGGCGAAAATGAATTAATCGCTAAAAGAGCAGGGTTATTACATGATATCGGAAAAGCAGTAGACCACGAAATTGAAGGTAGTCACGTCGATATCGGTGTCGATATTGTAAAAAGATATAAAGAACCAAAAGAAGTAATAGATGCAATCGCATCTCACCATGGAGATAAAGAACCAGAAAGTATTATTGCGATTTTAGTAGCTGCGGCTGATGCCTTAAGTGCTGCACGCCCAGGTGCTAGAAGTGAATCAATGGATAATTATATTAAACGTTTATCACAATTAGAAGAAATATCTAATGGTATCCCTGGTGTAGACAAATCATATGCAATTCAAGCAGGTAGAGAAGTAAGAGTTATTGTTAAACCTGATAAAATTGATGATTTATCAACATTTGCTGTTGCAAGACAAATTAAAGAAAAAATCGAAGCAACTATGGCCTATCCAGGAACAATTAAAGTTACTGTTATTAGAGAAACAAGAGCAACCGATACAGCAAAATAA